Proteins encoded together in one Roseibacterium elongatum DSM 19469 window:
- a CDS encoding sulfotransferase family 2 domain-containing protein yields the protein MIISHRHAFIFLKTQKTAGSSVELALSEICGPDDVITRMNAEERGDSDLRRGPQNFDVPPAYRPWGAALLHRLGARARRSGFSYFQHMPAALVRRRMNPAQFDAYRKVTIVRNAWDREVSLYFWATRRLSDKPSFDSFVRRRVWRPEMKTFEIYAIKGHSVADTVLRYETLAEDFAAFVQSLGVEQVPELPRAKGNFRAKAKRDYRDFYTDETAEIVRRRYAREIALFGMAF from the coding sequence ATGATCATTTCGCACCGCCACGCATTCATCTTTCTCAAGACGCAGAAGACGGCCGGCAGCAGTGTCGAGCTGGCGCTGTCGGAAATCTGCGGCCCCGACGACGTCATCACACGAATGAATGCCGAGGAACGCGGCGACAGCGACCTGCGGCGCGGGCCGCAGAATTTCGACGTGCCGCCTGCCTACCGCCCCTGGGGCGCGGCCCTGCTGCATCGGCTGGGCGCGCGGGCGCGGCGGTCGGGCTTTTCCTATTTCCAGCATATGCCCGCCGCCCTCGTGCGTCGGCGCATGAACCCCGCGCAGTTCGATGCCTACCGCAAGGTGACCATCGTGCGGAACGCCTGGGACCGCGAGGTATCGCTTTATTTCTGGGCGACGCGACGGTTGAGCGACAAGCCGAGCTTTGACAGCTTCGTGCGCCGCCGCGTCTGGCGCCCCGAAATGAAGACCTTCGAGATCTACGCGATCAAGGGCCACAGCGTTGCCGATACCGTCCTGCGCTACGAAACCCTGGCCGAAGATTTCGCGGCTTTCGTGCAGAGCCTCGGGGTCGAACAGGTGCCAGAATTGCCGCGCGCCAAGGGCAATTTCCGCGCCAAGGCCAAGCGCGACTACCGCGACTTCTATACCGACGAGACAGCCGAAATCGTGCGCCGACGCTATGCGCGCGAGATTGCGCTGTTCGGGATGGCGTTCTGA
- a CDS encoding glycosyltransferase family 4 protein, producing MEHGMRVAQLVPALGDGGVERSALEMAAHLSSEGVENWVVSAGGRLEDDLLALGGGHLRLEIGRKSPLAIAANARALARWIDATGIDVLHARSRAPAWVGWRASRIARRKPAFLTTFHGVYGHKGVLKRWYNSAMLRGPVVIANSHFIRDHLERVYGVDRQRVLVAPRGVDPARFDPTTVPAEDRDMLRAELGAGFGDHVQPLLVLVARISRWKGHALLLDALEQVTDRPWHLACIGGADSQTLEADLKARVAQGPLAGRVTFTGSRADIPQILASADLAFSVSTAPEAFGRSVIEAGAMQTAVIGAAHGGTLETLVDGKTGWLFPPGDAVALAARIRVALSDPHSARAMGRAGRTHVLTHFTTRHTLAAEIEGYRRALAQGRPA from the coding sequence ATGGAACATGGCATGCGCGTGGCCCAACTGGTACCGGCCCTCGGCGATGGCGGTGTCGAACGCAGTGCGCTGGAAATGGCCGCGCACCTGTCTTCCGAAGGTGTGGAAAACTGGGTGGTCAGCGCGGGCGGGCGGCTTGAGGACGATCTGCTTGCCCTCGGCGGCGGACATCTGCGGCTGGAGATCGGGCGCAAGTCGCCGCTGGCCATCGCCGCCAACGCGCGCGCCCTAGCCCGCTGGATCGATGCGACCGGGATCGACGTGCTCCACGCCCGCAGCCGGGCGCCCGCCTGGGTCGGCTGGCGCGCCAGCCGGATCGCGCGGCGCAAGCCGGCCTTCCTGACGACGTTTCATGGCGTCTACGGGCACAAGGGCGTGCTGAAGCGCTGGTATAACAGCGCGATGCTGCGCGGCCCCGTCGTCATCGCCAATTCGCACTTCATCCGCGACCATCTTGAACGCGTCTATGGCGTGGATCGGCAGCGCGTCCTTGTCGCCCCGCGCGGGGTGGACCCCGCGCGCTTTGATCCCACCACCGTCCCGGCCGAGGACCGCGACATGCTGCGCGCGGAACTGGGGGCGGGGTTTGGCGACCATGTGCAGCCGCTCCTGGTGCTGGTCGCCCGGATCAGCCGGTGGAAGGGGCATGCCCTGCTGCTCGACGCGCTCGAGCAGGTGACAGACCGGCCCTGGCATCTGGCCTGTATTGGCGGCGCGGACTCGCAGACGCTGGAGGCCGACTTGAAGGCCCGCGTCGCCCAGGGGCCGCTGGCGGGTCGCGTCACCTTCACCGGCAGCCGCGCCGACATTCCGCAGATCCTGGCCAGCGCCGATCTGGCCTTTTCCGTCTCGACCGCGCCCGAGGCGTTCGGCCGCTCGGTGATCGAGGCCGGCGCGATGCAGACCGCCGTGATCGGGGCGGCCCATGGCGGCACGCTGGAAACGTTGGTCGATGGCAAGACCGGCTGGCTGTTTCCCCCCGGCGATGCCGTCGCCCTCGCTGCGCGCATTCGCGTGGCCCTGTCCGACCCCCATAGCGCGCGGGCAATGGGGCGTGCCGGCCGCACCCATGTGCTGACCCATTTCACCACGCGCCACACGCTGGCCGCCGAGATCGAAGGCTACCGCCGCGCCCTTGCCCAAGGGCGCCCGGCATGA
- a CDS encoding sulfotransferase family 2 domain-containing protein, with protein MPIAVIQGKVVVFAHVPKTGGSSVERYLSDHGMMGLKSDRRIRGFPCSMQHLHSDALAAMVEVDKADLNVMLVRHPVARIASEYRYQMRKRGWLRDRLSFSGWLRYTLTRRALNPYYRDNHFRPQHEFELPGAEVFRFEDGVDTCIATLAERLGTPAPATSIREKPSPRRDFAFTARDLARIETVYAQDFARYGYEMGRDALLEAGLSADMIP; from the coding sequence ATGCCCATCGCCGTCATCCAAGGCAAGGTGGTCGTCTTTGCCCATGTGCCCAAGACCGGCGGGTCGTCGGTCGAGCGGTATCTGTCGGATCACGGGATGATGGGGCTGAAATCGGATCGTCGGATCAGGGGCTTTCCCTGTTCGATGCAGCATCTGCATTCCGACGCGCTGGCGGCGATGGTCGAGGTCGACAAGGCCGATCTGAATGTGATGCTGGTGCGCCACCCCGTCGCCCGTATCGCCAGCGAATACCGCTACCAGATGCGAAAGCGTGGCTGGCTGCGCGACAGGCTGAGCTTTTCGGGCTGGCTGCGCTATACGCTGACGCGGCGCGCCCTGAACCCGTATTACCGCGACAACCATTTCCGCCCGCAGCACGAATTTGAATTGCCGGGCGCCGAGGTGTTCCGGTTCGAGGATGGCGTGGATACCTGCATCGCCACGCTGGCCGAGCGCTTGGGCACGCCTGCGCCCGCCACCTCGATCCGTGAAAAACCCTCGCCCAGGCGCGACTTTGCCTTCACCGCGCGCGATCTGGCGCGTATCGAAACGGTCTATGCGCAGGATTTCGCGCGCTACGGCTACGAGATGGGGCGCGACGCCCTGTTGGAGGCGGGGCTGAGCGCCGATATGATCCCATGA
- a CDS encoding sulfotransferase family protein yields the protein MMTTTDSHTNAAPAEKVFVIGLSKTGTTTMKDMLTTLGYRVRGPSKTLLAKIRAGHPEAALPVMEEYDAFEDWPWPLVYRQAHDIYGDRARFILTVRRDEDTWFRSIEQHGYGTGLTKSMKDAYGYYRPFGRKAEFTKLYRDHNAAARAFFADKPHLFTEFCLEQGDSWDKLCPFLGHPVPTDMPTPHRNKTARGKRALNRKLNALIAPIYARLP from the coding sequence ATGATGACCACGACAGACTCTCACACGAACGCCGCCCCGGCGGAAAAGGTCTTTGTCATCGGCCTGTCCAAGACGGGCACGACGACGATGAAGGACATGCTCACGACCTTGGGATACCGCGTACGCGGCCCGTCCAAGACCCTGCTGGCCAAGATCCGCGCGGGCCATCCAGAGGCCGCGCTGCCGGTGATGGAGGAATACGACGCCTTCGAGGATTGGCCCTGGCCGCTTGTCTATCGCCAAGCCCACGACATCTACGGCGACCGCGCGCGGTTCATCCTGACGGTGCGGCGCGATGAGGACACCTGGTTCCGCTCGATCGAGCAGCACGGCTATGGCACCGGCCTGACGAAATCGATGAAAGATGCCTATGGCTACTACCGGCCCTTTGGACGCAAGGCAGAGTTCACCAAACTCTACCGCGATCACAACGCCGCCGCGCGGGCCTTTTTCGCCGACAAGCCACATCTTTTCACCGAGTTCTGCCTCGAACAAGGCGACAGCTGGGACAAGCTGTGCCCGTTCCTCGGCCACCCGGTGCCCACGGACATGCCCACGCCGCATCGCAACAAGACGGCCCGGGGAAAGCGGGCGCTGAACCGCAAGCTGAACGCCTTGATCGCCCCGATCTACGCGCGCCTTCCCTGA
- a CDS encoding glycosyltransferase family protein — MIYIAAGADFVADACASARSVRENSPGVAIDLYCDAPDTVEDRLFDQVHVIENPHKRSKVDYIWQSRFDRVLYLDSDTRIVADISNLFELLDRFDICANHAHSRERPSTNQTWRTEIPKCFPQMNGGVLLFRNSDAVKAMLRDWAEAYHGAGFTRDQVTLRELIWLSDLRLFILPPEYNIRYAKYLEVWDENEAHPKILHYPDYKSQKTSKLKHAWDKMRGKA, encoded by the coding sequence GTGATCTACATTGCCGCCGGGGCCGATTTCGTCGCCGATGCCTGCGCCTCGGCCCGCTCGGTCCGGGAAAACAGCCCCGGCGTGGCCATCGACCTGTATTGCGATGCGCCGGATACGGTCGAGGACAGGCTGTTCGATCAGGTCCATGTCATCGAGAACCCGCACAAACGATCCAAGGTCGATTACATCTGGCAAAGCCGCTTTGACCGGGTGCTCTACCTCGACAGCGATACGCGCATTGTCGCCGATATCTCGAACCTGTTCGAACTGCTGGACCGGTTCGACATCTGCGCCAATCACGCCCATTCGCGCGAACGTCCCTCGACCAACCAGACCTGGCGCACCGAAATCCCGAAATGCTTTCCCCAGATGAACGGGGGCGTGCTGCTGTTTCGCAATTCCGACGCCGTCAAGGCGATGCTGCGTGACTGGGCCGAGGCCTATCACGGCGCGGGCTTCACCCGCGATCAGGTCACGTTGCGGGAATTGATCTGGCTGTCGGACCTGCGCCTTTTCATCCTGCCGCCGGAATACAACATCCGATACGCCAAGTATCTCGAGGTCTGGGACGAGAACGAGGCGCATCCCAAGATCCTGCATTACCCGGATTACAAAAGTCAGAAGACAAGCAAGCTGAAACACGCGTGGGACAAGATGCGCGGCAAGGCTTGA
- a CDS encoding phosphatase domain-containing protein produces MTHTPRPGPPAEIDTTQTPQAPETPDARAARKAAKGRSANKTLNRWLRDAFSHRIDTPAQRRLSHVYTQFFDHAVLRALWHNFAQVAPALYRSNHPSRRRLQRYRDLGITHVLTLRGGQSVAPYLFEAEACRDFGMVFLQIPLSAQRAPKRVRLLSLLDLFDEIESPLLIHCKSGADRTGLAAAMYLIHKQGVPAQEAKRELSLRRLHAKWSKAGVLDLFMADLAAAEARGVPMRRWIETEYDQDDTNRRFRAMGLAERLRL; encoded by the coding sequence ATGACCCACACGCCCCGACCAGGCCCCCCGGCCGAGATCGACACAACCCAGACGCCACAGGCGCCCGAGACACCCGACGCGCGCGCCGCCCGCAAGGCCGCCAAGGGGCGGTCCGCTAACAAGACGCTCAACCGGTGGCTGCGCGATGCGTTCTCGCATCGTATCGACACGCCCGCGCAGCGCCGCCTGAGCCATGTCTACACCCAGTTTTTCGACCATGCCGTGCTGCGCGCTTTGTGGCACAATTTCGCACAGGTCGCGCCGGCGCTCTACCGGTCGAACCATCCCAGCCGCCGGCGGTTGCAGCGCTACCGTGATCTGGGGATCACCCATGTGCTGACCCTGCGCGGCGGGCAATCGGTGGCGCCCTACCTGTTCGAGGCCGAGGCCTGCCGCGATTTCGGCATGGTGTTCCTGCAAATCCCGCTGTCGGCGCAACGCGCGCCCAAGCGCGTGCGCCTGCTCAGTCTGCTCGACCTGTTCGACGAGATCGAGTCGCCCCTTCTGATCCACTGCAAATCCGGGGCCGACCGCACGGGCCTGGCGGCGGCGATGTACCTGATTCACAAGCAGGGGGTACCGGCGCAAGAGGCCAAGCGCGAGCTTTCCTTGCGCCGGCTGCATGCCAAATGGTCCAAGGCCGGGGTTCTGGACCTGTTCATGGCCGATCTGGCGGCGGCCGAGGCGCGCGGCGTTCCCATGCGGCGGTGGATCGAGACCGAATACGACCAGGATGACACCAACCGGCGGTTTCGCGCCATGGGCCTGGCCGAGCGGCTGCGCCTTTAG
- a CDS encoding ligase-associated DNA damage response exonuclease: MVLEFTEAGIYCPAADAHIDPWRPVKRALITHGHADHARWGHGAYLATEAAAPVIRHRLGDIRLQTTPYGAVHQIGDARISYHPAGHVPGSAQIRVEVGGEVWVASGDYKTVDDGLSEPFEPVRCHSFITESTFGLPIYTWTLQDVLAAELNQWWADSAAAGKRAVLGVYALGKAQRILRLLEASLGPILTHGAVEAVTQVLRDQGIALPETVQITADTDLKQFPGAMVLAPPSALGSAWMRKLGPVSTGFASGWMRLRGVRRRRAADRGFVVSDHADWDGLNSAIAATGASRVYVTHGYTAQFSRWLSEQGYDAGVVETEFGGETLDETDTDNTRTQDD, encoded by the coding sequence ATGGTTCTGGAATTCACCGAAGCTGGCATCTACTGCCCGGCGGCCGATGCCCATATCGACCCGTGGCGGCCGGTCAAGCGCGCGCTGATCACGCACGGCCATGCCGATCATGCCCGCTGGGGCCATGGAGCCTACCTGGCGACCGAGGCCGCCGCGCCGGTGATCCGCCACCGTCTGGGTGATATTCGCCTGCAAACCACCCCCTATGGCGCGGTTCACCAGATCGGCGATGCACGGATCAGCTACCACCCCGCCGGTCATGTCCCCGGCTCGGCCCAGATCCGTGTCGAGGTGGGGGGCGAGGTCTGGGTCGCCTCGGGCGATTACAAGACCGTCGATGACGGCCTGTCCGAGCCGTTCGAGCCGGTGCGCTGCCACAGCTTCATCACCGAATCTACCTTTGGCCTGCCGATCTACACCTGGACACTGCAGGACGTCCTGGCCGCCGAGTTGAACCAGTGGTGGGCCGACAGCGCGGCGGCGGGCAAGCGTGCCGTCCTCGGCGTCTATGCCTTGGGCAAGGCACAGCGCATCCTGCGGCTGCTTGAGGCCTCCCTCGGCCCGATCCTGACCCATGGCGCGGTCGAGGCCGTCACGCAGGTGCTGCGCGACCAGGGGATCGCCCTGCCCGAGACCGTCCAGATCACGGCAGACACGGACCTCAAGCAATTTCCCGGCGCGATGGTGCTGGCGCCCCCTTCGGCGCTGGGGTCCGCCTGGATGCGCAAGCTTGGGCCGGTCTCGACCGGCTTTGCCTCGGGGTGGATGCGTCTGCGCGGTGTGCGACGCAGGCGGGCGGCCGACCGGGGCTTTGTCGTGTCCGACCATGCCGATTGGGACGGTCTGAACAGCGCCATCGCCGCCACCGGGGCATCCCGCGTCTATGTCACCCACGGCTACACGGCGCAGTTTTCGCGGTGGCTGTCCGAGCAGGGCTATGACGCCGGGGTGGTCGAAACGGAATTCGGGGGCGAAACCCTGGATGAAACGGATACCGACAACACAAGGACCCAAGATGACTGA
- a CDS encoding mitochondrial fission ELM1 family protein, whose product MSAAPRVWILGDGRIGHAVPMIGVAERAGWAYDLRQVAPRKPFELLAPFGPIDPAEGPARTGSPLAPPYPDICMASGRRTIPYLRHLKRVSPDTFTVLFRMPRTARHGADLIVVPEHDGFEARNSISIPVLPHRFSPERLAKARTAPPPTLAALPHPRIAVLIGGDSRHHKFTTADTARLTKGLRDLADSGAGLMVTLSRRTPAALAAALTHLGGAENVFVWDGSGDNPLTAMLALADSIVATADSTNMVGEAAATGRPIHLFHPTGGHAKMTRYYDILSKSAVIRPFPGEIGGAPYPPLDPTDQVAGEILMRFHACRPRKTA is encoded by the coding sequence ATGAGCGCCGCCCCAAGGGTCTGGATTTTGGGCGATGGCCGGATCGGGCATGCCGTGCCGATGATCGGCGTCGCCGAGCGGGCGGGCTGGGCGTATGATCTGCGACAGGTGGCCCCGCGCAAACCGTTCGAACTGCTGGCCCCATTCGGCCCGATCGACCCGGCCGAGGGACCGGCGCGCACGGGAAGCCCTCTGGCCCCGCCCTACCCCGATATCTGCATGGCCTCGGGGCGGCGCACGATCCCGTATCTGCGCCATCTCAAGCGCGTCTCGCCCGACACGTTCACCGTGCTGTTTCGCATGCCCCGCACCGCGCGGCATGGTGCGGACCTGATCGTGGTGCCCGAGCATGACGGGTTCGAGGCGCGCAATTCCATCAGCATACCGGTCCTGCCGCACCGATTCTCGCCCGAAAGACTGGCCAAGGCGCGCACCGCGCCGCCGCCCACGCTGGCGGCCCTGCCCCATCCGCGTATCGCCGTGCTGATCGGCGGCGACAGCCGGCACCACAAGTTCACCACGGCCGACACCGCGCGCCTGACCAAGGGTTTGCGCGATCTGGCCGACAGTGGCGCGGGGCTGATGGTGACGCTCTCGCGGCGCACGCCAGCGGCCCTCGCGGCCGCCCTCACCCATCTGGGGGGCGCCGAAAACGTCTTTGTCTGGGATGGCTCGGGCGACAATCCCCTGACTGCGATGCTGGCGCTTGCCGACTCCATCGTGGCCACGGCCGATTCCACCAACATGGTGGGCGAGGCCGCCGCCACGGGCCGCCCCATCCATCTGTTTCACCCGACGGGCGGGCACGCCAAGATGACGCGCTACTACGACATCCTGTCCAAATCCGCCGTGATCCGCCCCTTTCCGGGCGAGATTGGCGGCGCGCCCTACCCGCCCCTCGACCCCACGGACCAGGTTGCAGGCGAGATCCTGATGCGGTTTCACGCGTGCCGCCCTCGCAAGACCGCTTGA
- a CDS encoding FliG C-terminal domain-containing protein, which translates to MRQDFAAPRGIDTSDDRTDTEAREITPRALSPREKAAVIVRLLLSQGVSPGLDRLTPAQQAQLARTMAGLGNIDRATLAQVVRDFTGRLDHLALTFPAGLSDTLSLLDGHISPIARDGLRAEAELGDATDPWARLAAMEADRLRPLLERESAEVCAILLSKLGVSKAASLLADLPPDRAQVIAHAVALTATVTPEMVTRIGEHLFQQMTTTPQPAFRASPVDRVGAILNAVTASARDQLLEGLDERDAVFAAEVRRAIFTFLHIPKRVDPTDVPRILRRVEPDALNLALAAGLQAAPITVEFLLENMSKRMAEQLRDEAEATPTPREAEGEAAMAEIVAAIRALEEEGEIRLIPPED; encoded by the coding sequence ATGAGGCAGGATTTCGCCGCGCCGCGCGGTATCGACACAAGTGATGACAGGACCGACACTGAGGCGCGCGAAATCACGCCGCGTGCCCTGTCGCCCCGCGAAAAAGCCGCCGTGATCGTGCGGCTTCTGCTCAGCCAGGGCGTCTCGCCCGGGCTGGACCGTCTGACGCCCGCGCAGCAGGCGCAACTGGCGCGCACGATGGCGGGTCTTGGCAATATCGACCGCGCCACGCTGGCCCAGGTGGTGCGTGACTTCACAGGGCGCCTCGATCATCTGGCGCTGACCTTTCCCGCCGGGCTGAGCGACACGCTGTCGCTACTCGATGGACATATCTCGCCCATCGCGCGCGACGGGCTGCGCGCCGAGGCCGAGCTGGGCGATGCCACCGACCCATGGGCGCGTCTGGCCGCGATGGAGGCGGACCGCCTGCGCCCATTGCTGGAACGCGAAAGTGCCGAGGTCTGCGCGATCCTTCTGTCCAAACTGGGGGTCTCCAAGGCCGCCAGCCTGCTGGCCGATCTGCCACCCGATCGCGCGCAGGTCATCGCCCACGCGGTCGCGCTGACCGCCACGGTCACGCCCGAGATGGTCACCCGCATCGGCGAGCATCTGTTCCAGCAAATGACGACCACACCGCAGCCCGCCTTTCGCGCCAGCCCGGTGGACCGGGTCGGCGCGATTCTCAACGCGGTGACGGCCAGCGCACGCGACCAGCTCCTCGAAGGGCTGGACGAGCGCGACGCGGTTTTCGCCGCCGAGGTCCGCCGCGCGATCTTCACCTTCCTGCACATTCCAAAGCGGGTGGACCCCACCGATGTGCCGCGCATCCTGCGCCGGGTCGAACCCGATGCGCTGAACCTGGCGCTGGCCGCTGGCCTGCAGGCCGCCCCGATCACGGTCGAATTCCTGCTGGAAAACATGTCGAAACGCATGGCCGAACAGCTGCGCGACGAGGCCGAGGCCACCCCGACCCCGCGCGAGGCCGAGGGCGAGGCCGCCATGGCCGAGATCGTCGCGGCCATCCGTGCCCTGGAGGAAGAGGGCGAAATTCGTCTGATCCCGCCCGAGGACTAA
- a CDS encoding sulfotransferase family 2 domain-containing protein, translating to MKSLRLLYHRAISDRHNARVLSPYATPHDHPMLANTPDHARNAVLSRCFYFPKQGMYYARIPKNANSTIAKTLATHAGVHRQDDEGRLAKNIFNRIPTPEQFRDAKKIVFLRDPVVRALSGWKDKGFGKSFLRRFKFAGDEVTPPTFLQFLQALEANHFYTNAHFLPQVELIPGTLSDYKVYVIEDLEAGLREICEEVFGRYDGLTQNIPAGPGRNPPATRSGTRKWP from the coding sequence ATGAAGAGCCTGCGCCTCCTCTACCACCGTGCGATCAGCGATCGCCACAACGCCCGCGTGCTGTCGCCCTATGCCACCCCGCACGATCACCCGATGCTGGCCAACACACCCGACCACGCCAGGAATGCGGTGTTGTCGCGCTGTTTCTACTTTCCCAAGCAGGGGATGTATTACGCCCGCATCCCCAAGAACGCCAATTCCACCATCGCCAAGACGCTGGCGACCCATGCCGGGGTGCATCGGCAGGATGACGAGGGGCGGCTGGCCAAGAACATCTTCAACCGCATCCCCACGCCCGAACAGTTCCGGGATGCCAAGAAGATCGTTTTCCTGCGCGATCCGGTGGTGCGCGCGCTTTCCGGCTGGAAGGACAAGGGGTTCGGCAAAAGCTTTCTGCGCCGCTTCAAATTCGCCGGGGACGAGGTGACGCCGCCGACCTTCTTGCAGTTCCTGCAGGCGCTGGAAGCCAATCATTTCTACACCAACGCGCATTTCCTGCCGCAGGTCGAGCTGATCCCCGGCACTCTGTCGGACTACAAGGTCTATGTGATCGAGGATCTCGAGGCCGGGCTGCGCGAGATCTGCGAAGAGGTCTTCGGTCGCTACGACGGGCTGACCCAGAACATACCGGCCGGACCGGGGCGAAATCCGCCCGCGACAAGATCGGGGACGAGGAAATGGCCGTGA
- a CDS encoding alpha/beta hydrolase — MTDLTFTDRLFRDMARYVDKPTLAYVPSQKALRVLFAVSVLMGGKTPRGTSVESDRRDGLIVTPRGVGPDAPLLFYVHGGGFTIGSPRTHLALASHIAAAAGMRLHMPGYPLAPEHPFPAAAEAILTAYRSHCDAGDAPAAIAGDSAGGNLAMVTAMAARDTGLPLPRAIALIAPALDLTGDIQARADAAPAEYLIPAAWAKRVFDAYLDGADPADPRLSPLKGDLSGLPPIMVQANDGEALAEDARALAEHVPGTRLDLWHGVQHVWQLRAGTTPAGTRACAEMGAWIKETSAR; from the coding sequence ATGACTGACCTGACCTTCACGGATCGGCTTTTTCGCGACATGGCGCGTTACGTGGACAAGCCGACGCTGGCCTATGTCCCGTCGCAAAAGGCGCTGCGGGTGCTATTTGCCGTCTCGGTCCTGATGGGGGGCAAGACACCGCGCGGCACATCGGTGGAAAGCGATCGGCGCGACGGGTTGATCGTGACGCCGCGGGGCGTGGGCCCCGACGCGCCGCTGCTGTTCTATGTTCACGGCGGCGGCTTTACCATCGGCAGCCCGCGCACCCACCTCGCCCTGGCCAGCCATATCGCGGCGGCCGCCGGCATGCGCCTGCACATGCCGGGCTATCCGTTGGCCCCCGAGCATCCCTTTCCCGCCGCCGCCGAGGCCATCCTTACAGCTTATCGCAGCCATTGCGACGCGGGCGATGCGCCTGCGGCCATCGCCGGCGACAGCGCGGGTGGCAACCTTGCGATGGTGACCGCGATGGCCGCGCGCGACACGGGGCTGCCCTTGCCGCGCGCCATCGCCCTGATCGCCCCGGCGCTGGATTTGACCGGCGACATTCAGGCCCGCGCCGATGCGGCCCCCGCCGAATACCTGATCCCCGCGGCCTGGGCCAAGCGGGTCTTCGACGCCTACCTGGACGGGGCCGACCCGGCCGATCCGCGCCTCAGCCCGCTGAAGGGTGACCTGTCCGGCCTGCCGCCGATCATGGTGCAGGCCAATGATGGCGAGGCACTGGCCGAGGACGCCCGCGCCCTGGCCGAGCATGTGCCCGGCACACGGCTCGACCTGTGGCACGGGGTGCAGCATGTCTGGCAGTTGCGCGCCGGCACGACGCCCGCAGGCACCCGCGCCTGCGCCGAGATGGGCGCCTGGATCAAGGAGACTTCGGCGCGATGA